Proteins from a single region of Parasedimentitalea psychrophila:
- the hisA gene encoding 1-(5-phosphoribosyl)-5-[(5-phosphoribosylamino)methylideneamino]imidazole-4-carboxamide isomerase codes for MILYPAIDLKDGQAVRLLHGDMDKTTVFNDNPAAQALEFVEAGCEWLHLVDLNGAFAGEPVNAAPVEEILKQTKVPAQLGGGIRDMATIEAWITKGLARVILGTVAVENPDLVRQAAREFPGKVAVGIDARNGRVATKGWATETDIMVTDLAKSFEDAGVAAIIYTDILRDGAMKGPNVTATADLANAVSIPVIASGGVSSLDDLRALRSCGAPLNGAISGRALYDGAIDLKQALAVLRD; via the coding sequence ATGATCCTCTATCCTGCCATCGACCTCAAAGACGGCCAGGCCGTGCGCCTGCTGCATGGAGATATGGACAAGACCACCGTGTTCAACGACAACCCCGCCGCCCAGGCGCTGGAGTTTGTCGAGGCGGGGTGTGAATGGTTGCACCTGGTTGACCTGAACGGCGCCTTTGCTGGTGAGCCGGTCAATGCGGCCCCGGTCGAAGAGATCCTGAAGCAAACCAAGGTCCCGGCCCAGCTGGGCGGCGGCATCCGCGACATGGCCACGATTGAGGCCTGGATCACCAAGGGCCTGGCGCGCGTCATCCTCGGCACTGTCGCGGTTGAAAACCCCGATCTGGTCCGCCAGGCGGCGCGCGAATTCCCCGGCAAGGTTGCCGTCGGCATTGATGCCCGCAATGGCCGCGTCGCCACCAAAGGCTGGGCCACCGAAACCGACATCATGGTCACCGATCTGGCCAAATCGTTTGAGGACGCCGGCGTCGCTGCCATCATCTACACCGACATCCTGCGAGACGGTGCGATGAAAGGCCCCAATGTGACCGCCACCGCCGATCTGGCCAATGCGGTCTCGATCCCGGTAATTGCCTCGGGTGGCGTGTCTTCGCTGGACGATCTGCGGGCGCTGAGGTCCTGCGGCGCGCCCTTGAACGGTGCCATTTCAGGCCGTGCGCTCTATGACGGCGCGATTGACCTGAAACAGGCTCTGGCGGTTCTCAGAGACTGA
- a CDS encoding DUF2867 domain-containing protein: MSRTTKTELPKHSLLHRYVQKGDFLDCYKCATALPVDDAAQRAMAFPSWAKGLLRLRNILVAPLGLAHEFPKGEKIGPFPIDRRGDHEIILGFDDSHLNFRISILTTGREAYCATWVQCNNRLGRLYLTVIMPFHVLIVRNAVRQIWRPDIKSQ; the protein is encoded by the coding sequence ATGAGCCGCACCACCAAGACGGAGCTGCCGAAGCACTCGCTGCTGCACAGGTATGTCCAAAAGGGCGACTTTCTGGATTGCTACAAATGCGCCACGGCCCTGCCCGTGGATGACGCAGCCCAGCGAGCCATGGCTTTTCCGTCTTGGGCCAAGGGCCTGCTACGCCTGCGCAACATTCTGGTGGCCCCGTTAGGTCTGGCGCATGAATTCCCCAAAGGCGAAAAGATCGGCCCCTTCCCAATTGATCGGCGCGGCGATCACGAGATCATCCTTGGCTTCGATGATTCTCACCTGAACTTCCGCATCTCGATCCTGACAACGGGACGTGAGGCCTATTGCGCCACCTGGGTGCAGTGCAACAACAGGCTGGGCCGCCTCTATCTGACGGTGATCATGCCGTTCCACGTGCTGATCGTGCGCAACGCCGTCCGCCAGATCTGGCGCCCCGACATCAAGTCCCAATGA
- a CDS encoding YqaA family protein has translation MIWSLPGLFALSFSAATLLPGGSEAALLLLAAKGQYTTTTLLLVASTGNILGSLVNYALGRYALRYRHRRWFPVSPAQLTKAQNWFTRWGQYSVLAAWLPLIGDPITVAAGVMRMNWLRFLLLVTLSKSLRYAALLGLFGAFA, from the coding sequence ATGATCTGGTCCCTGCCCGGCCTGTTCGCGCTGTCCTTTTCCGCAGCCACCCTGCTGCCCGGCGGCTCCGAGGCCGCCCTGCTGCTGCTCGCCGCCAAGGGCCAATACACAACCACCACCCTGCTCCTCGTCGCCAGCACCGGCAACATCCTCGGCTCGCTGGTCAACTACGCCTTGGGCCGCTACGCCCTGCGCTATCGACACCGGCGCTGGTTCCCGGTGTCGCCCGCCCAACTGACCAAGGCGCAAAACTGGTTCACCCGCTGGGGACAGTATTCGGTGCTTGCCGCCTGGCTACCGCTCATCGGCGACCCGATCACCGTTGCCGCCGGGGTGATGCGGATGAACTGGCTCCGTTTCCTGCTGCTGGTCACTCTCTCCAAGAGCCTGCGCTACGCCGCCCTGCTCGGCCTTTTCGGCGCCTTTGCCTGA
- the hisF gene encoding imidazole glycerol phosphate synthase subunit HisF, producing the protein MLKTRIIPCLDVANGRVVKGVNFVGLRDAGDPVECARAYDAAGADELCFLDIMATEENRGTMFDMVRRTAEQCYIPLTVGGGVRSREDVRALLLAGADKVSFNSAAVANPDVIAQAAEQFGSQCIVCAIDAKTVSPGKWEIFTHGGRRATGIDAVQFARTVVAKGAGEILLTSMDRDGTKSGFNLPLTRAISDAVQVPVIASGGVGTLDHLVEGVTKGHASAVLAASIFHFGDFTIAEAKAHMQAAGIPMRQT; encoded by the coding sequence ATGCTAAAAACCCGTATCATCCCCTGTCTCGATGTTGCCAATGGCCGCGTTGTCAAAGGTGTCAATTTTGTCGGCCTGCGCGATGCCGGCGATCCGGTTGAATGTGCCAGGGCCTATGACGCCGCAGGCGCAGACGAGCTCTGCTTCCTCGACATCATGGCAACCGAAGAGAATCGCGGCACCATGTTTGACATGGTGCGCCGCACCGCCGAGCAATGCTACATCCCGCTCACCGTTGGCGGTGGCGTGCGCTCGCGCGAAGACGTCCGTGCCCTGCTGCTGGCCGGTGCCGACAAGGTCTCGTTCAACTCCGCCGCCGTTGCCAACCCCGATGTCATCGCCCAGGCCGCTGAACAGTTCGGCAGCCAGTGCATCGTCTGCGCCATCGACGCCAAGACCGTATCCCCGGGCAAGTGGGAGATCTTCACCCATGGCGGCCGTCGCGCAACCGGCATTGATGCAGTGCAATTTGCCCGCACCGTGGTGGCCAAGGGCGCCGGTGAAATCCTGCTCACCTCGATGGACCGCGACGGCACCAAATCCGGTTTCAACCTGCCGCTGACCCGTGCCATCTCGGATGCGGTCCAGGTTCCGGTGATCGCCTCCGGCGGCGTTGGCACCCTGGATCACCTGGTCGAGGGCGTCACCAAAGGCCATGCCAGCGCAGTGCTCGCCGCCTCAATCTTCCACTTCGGCGATTTCACCATTGCCGAGGCCAAGGCCCATATGCAGGCCGCAGGCATTCCAATGAGGCAGACATGA
- a CDS encoding phosphoribosyl-ATP diphosphatase, whose amino-acid sequence MNILHDLEATIQSRKGADPSSSWTAKLLSKGPEKCAEKFGEEAIEAIIEAVKGDRAKLASEGADVLYHFLVMLAAREVSLDEVLNELARRQGLSGVAEKAARPKP is encoded by the coding sequence ATGAATATCCTTCACGACCTTGAAGCCACCATTCAATCCCGCAAGGGCGCCGACCCCTCCAGCAGCTGGACCGCCAAGCTGCTGTCCAAAGGCCCGGAAAAATGCGCCGAGAAATTTGGCGAGGAAGCCATCGAGGCGATCATCGAAGCGGTCAAAGGCGACCGCGCCAAACTGGCAAGCGAAGGCGCTGACGTGCTCTACCACTTCCTGGTGATGCTGGCCGCCCGCGAGGTGTCCCTGGACGAGGTGCTGAATGAGCTGGCCCGCCGCCAGGGCCTCAGCGGCGTCGCCGAGAAAGCCGCCCGCCCAAAACCCTGA
- a CDS encoding CoA-binding protein, whose product MTTYSDPFLRDILRRTKTVAVVGMSMNPVRPSYYVARYLSLKGYRVIPVNPRHVGERIFGQVVQESLSAIEGRVDMVDIFRRSEAVPEIVDEALAAFPDLQTIWMQIGVQHAEAAAKAEARGVGVVQNRCPKIEYQRLHGELRMGGFATGIISSKL is encoded by the coding sequence ATGACGACATATAGCGATCCGTTTTTGAGAGATATTCTGCGCCGCACCAAGACGGTGGCGGTGGTTGGCATGTCGATGAACCCAGTGCGCCCCAGCTACTATGTGGCGCGGTATCTGTCCCTAAAGGGGTACCGGGTCATTCCGGTCAATCCGCGCCATGTTGGTGAGCGGATATTTGGTCAAGTGGTGCAGGAGAGCCTGTCGGCGATTGAGGGTCGGGTGGATATGGTGGATATCTTCCGCCGCTCCGAAGCCGTGCCAGAGATCGTTGACGAGGCACTTGCTGCATTCCCTGATCTGCAGACCATCTGGATGCAGATTGGAGTGCAGCATGCTGAGGCGGCGGCCAAAGCAGAAGCGCGCGGGGTGGGAGTGGTGCAGAATCGCTGCCCTAAGATTGAGTATCAGCGGCTGCATGGTGAGCTGCGGATGGGCGGCTTTGCCACCGGGATAATTTCGTCGAAATTATAA
- a CDS encoding YHS domain-containing (seleno)protein → MEFILLLRIAIIAVVALFFQPVRPALADQPMFYAESGLAISGYDTVAFFVERRAVLGHSDHAVMWKGAVWRFVSADNRRHFESNPRAYAPMFGGYCAYAVSQGYLMSGAPQSWQIVDNQLYLLYSASVQEIWRRDMTDLIVSGRSNWPDVLGHE, encoded by the coding sequence ATGGAGTTTATCTTGCTGCTGCGCATTGCCATAATCGCTGTTGTTGCCCTGTTTTTTCAACCGGTGCGCCCGGCACTGGCGGATCAGCCGATGTTCTATGCCGAATCGGGCCTGGCCATTTCTGGCTATGACACAGTGGCGTTTTTTGTCGAGCGGCGCGCGGTTCTGGGACACTCGGACCATGCGGTGATGTGGAAAGGGGCGGTCTGGCGGTTTGTGTCGGCAGACAATCGGCGGCATTTTGAAAGCAACCCGCGAGCCTATGCGCCGATGTTTGGCGGTTATTGTGCCTATGCCGTATCGCAGGGCTATCTGATGTCCGGCGCTCCGCAGTCCTGGCAAATCGTCGATAATCAATTGTATCTGCTCTACAGTGCGTCGGTGCAGGAAATCTGGCGCCGTGACATGACGGATCTGATCGTCAGCGGGCGCAGCAATTGGCCGGATGTGCTGGGGCATGAATAG
- the rlmB gene encoding 23S rRNA (guanosine(2251)-2'-O)-methyltransferase RlmB, which produces MTKKPKWVVEKEQAKKASDAETVWLFGLHAVRDALLNPVRQKLRLIVTRNAQVKLADAIAESGIEPELVDSRSFKAPIDPNSVHQGAVLEVKPLHWGSLADTCIGAEVPRVLLLDRVTDPHNVGAILRTAEVLGASAVIGTRHHSAPETGALAKSASGALERQPYVRVRNLSDAIVELQNMGFVVLGLDGEAEVTIEAALEGRRDRPVALVLGAEGPGLRQKTKETVDQLVKIDAAGGFGSLNVSNAAALALYASIAR; this is translated from the coding sequence ATGACTAAGAAACCAAAATGGGTCGTGGAAAAAGAGCAGGCCAAGAAAGCCTCGGATGCGGAAACGGTCTGGCTGTTTGGCCTGCATGCGGTGCGCGATGCGCTGCTCAATCCTGTGCGCCAGAAATTGCGCCTGATCGTGACGCGCAACGCGCAGGTCAAACTGGCTGACGCCATCGCCGAGTCGGGGATCGAACCGGAATTGGTGGATTCGCGCAGCTTCAAGGCGCCGATTGACCCCAATTCGGTGCATCAGGGCGCGGTGCTGGAAGTGAAGCCGCTGCATTGGGGCAGCCTGGCCGACACTTGCATCGGCGCCGAGGTGCCTCGGGTGTTGTTGCTGGACCGGGTGACCGATCCGCATAACGTCGGTGCCATATTGCGGACCGCCGAAGTGCTGGGGGCCAGTGCGGTGATTGGCACCCGTCACCATTCGGCGCCGGAAACCGGGGCCCTGGCCAAATCTGCCAGTGGGGCGCTGGAGCGTCAGCCCTATGTCAGGGTGCGAAATCTGTCGGATGCCATCGTCGAGTTGCAGAACATGGGGTTTGTGGTGTTGGGGCTGGACGGCGAGGCCGAGGTCACCATCGAGGCGGCGCTGGAGGGACGCCGGGACCGGCCGGTGGCGCTGGTGCTGGGGGCCGAGGGTCCGGGGCTGCGGCAGAAGACCAAGGAAACCGTGGACCAGCTGGTCAAGATTGATGCGGCTGGCGGCTTTGGCTCGCTGAATGTATCGAATGCTGCAGCGCTGGCGCTCTATGCGTCGATTGCGCGGTAA
- a CDS encoding transposase: protein MSQSSGKWQGNARIQGGCSNLRHAIFMPALVAIRFDADLKAKYDQLAAAGKEKKVAVTAVMRKRLVLANAQLCDHRMLPCRAVGSTVLWATAHKRLRPSCRWTKGQLSTRTTQVGLLNPPAWILTLATTGTVPWGQYL, encoded by the coding sequence TTGTCACAGAGTTCTGGGAAGTGGCAGGGAAACGCGCGGATACAGGGCGGGTGCTCAAATCTGCGACATGCCATCTTCATGCCCGCGCTGGTCGCAATCCGGTTTGATGCGGACCTGAAAGCTAAATACGATCAGCTCGCCGCCGCTGGGAAAGAGAAAAAAGTCGCCGTCACGGCGGTCATGCGAAAGCGGCTTGTCCTTGCAAACGCACAGTTGTGCGATCACCGGATGTTACCCTGCCGGGCAGTGGGCTCCACAGTGCTCTGGGCGACCGCCCACAAGCGCCTGAGGCCATCGTGCCGGTGGACCAAAGGCCAACTTTCAACTCGGACCACGCAAGTGGGGCTGCTCAACCCTCCCGCCTGGATCCTGACCCTCGCGACCACAGGTACGGTGCCCTGGGGGCAATATTTATGA
- a CDS encoding UbiX family flavin prenyltransferase, giving the protein MSAPRVVLGVAGASGAALGLSVARQLCAMGAEIDLVTSTAAERTLAEECGPEAFETLKALATRVHPLGDIGASIASGSVPVAGMIVAPCSMRSLAAIAHGLDDNLLTRSAGVQLKERRRLILLTREAPLTLAHLRNMTAATELGAIILPPVPAFYLRPKNVAEIVDQISARAIDMLNITNPIARQWGPSD; this is encoded by the coding sequence ATGAGTGCGCCGCGTGTTGTGCTGGGGGTGGCCGGCGCCTCGGGGGCGGCGCTGGGGCTGTCGGTTGCCCGGCAACTCTGTGCCATGGGCGCAGAAATTGATCTGGTCACCAGCACCGCTGCCGAACGTACCCTAGCCGAAGAATGCGGCCCGGAGGCCTTTGAGACCCTGAAGGCGCTGGCAACACGGGTGCACCCGCTCGGCGATATCGGCGCCAGTATTGCCTCGGGTTCGGTTCCGGTTGCGGGGATGATCGTCGCCCCTTGTTCAATGCGCTCGCTGGCCGCGATTGCCCATGGGTTGGATGATAATCTGCTGACCCGTTCGGCTGGCGTTCAACTGAAAGAGCGGCGCCGTCTGATTCTGCTGACCCGCGAGGCGCCGCTGACCCTGGCGCATCTGCGAAACATGACCGCCGCAACCGAATTGGGCGCCATTATCCTGCCGCCGGTGCCGGCCTTTTATCTGAGGCCCAAAAATGTGGCAGAGATTGTCGATCAGATTTCAGCCCGCGCCATCGACATGCTGAATATTACCAACCCCATTGCCCGGCAGTGGGGGCCTTCTGACTGA
- a CDS encoding UbiD family decarboxylase yields the protein MRSLPSFPSLRSFLEWCAETDQFQRVADPVSVIHQMTAVHRNVLERQGPVLQFDQPLLPGGAPSDVPVVVNLFGTTARVAAGLGVTLEGLDDLGAFLAALRSPTPPDGMRDALSRWPMLKAALATRPKILRSAPVQSVVLESDDVDLCALPIQTHWPGDAGPLITWPVVVTRPFDSEAADVSRYNAGVYRAQVLDHNRLIMRWLPHRGGAAHHQSWAKQGEKTPVAIILGADPATLLSSALPLPESVSELTFAGALNNARPRLVPAKTVPLMVPADAEIVLEGWVSPNETAPEGPFGDHTGYYNRAEPFPVMEVSAITHRKDPLYLSTYTGRPPDEPAIIGEVFNRLALPTIRAQIPEVHDLWLPPAACSYRMAVVAINKRYPGQARRVMMALWGMLPQFSYTKMIVVVDTDIDPKNWEDIAWALATRMDPVRDVMLIENTPMDYLDFASPQPGLAGKMGIDATIKIDSETSRDWGEVMKTSDKDADFAADLVARLMSGTGS from the coding sequence ATTCGCAGTTTGCCCTCATTTCCCAGTCTTCGCAGCTTTCTTGAGTGGTGCGCCGAGACGGATCAGTTTCAGCGGGTGGCGGATCCGGTGTCGGTGATCCACCAGATGACTGCCGTGCACCGCAACGTCTTGGAGCGACAGGGGCCGGTGTTGCAGTTTGACCAGCCGCTGCTGCCGGGCGGCGCGCCGTCGGACGTGCCGGTGGTGGTCAATCTGTTTGGCACCACGGCCCGCGTGGCGGCCGGGTTGGGGGTAACGCTGGAGGGTCTGGATGATCTGGGGGCGTTTCTGGCGGCGCTCAGATCGCCGACGCCACCTGACGGCATGCGCGACGCGCTGTCGCGCTGGCCGATGTTAAAGGCAGCGCTGGCGACACGTCCCAAGATCCTTCGATCCGCCCCGGTCCAAAGTGTTGTGCTGGAAAGCGACGACGTGGATCTTTGCGCGCTGCCGATCCAGACCCATTGGCCCGGCGATGCGGGGCCGCTGATCACCTGGCCGGTGGTGGTGACCCGCCCCTTTGACTCCGAGGCCGCAGATGTCAGCCGTTACAATGCCGGTGTCTACCGGGCGCAGGTTCTGGACCACAACCGATTGATCATGCGCTGGCTACCCCATCGCGGTGGCGCTGCACATCACCAAAGCTGGGCAAAACAGGGTGAAAAGACCCCGGTGGCCATAATCCTGGGCGCTGACCCGGCGACGCTGCTTTCATCTGCGCTGCCATTGCCTGAATCAGTGTCCGAGCTGACTTTTGCCGGTGCGTTGAACAATGCGCGCCCACGTCTGGTACCGGCCAAAACGGTTCCGCTGATGGTGCCCGCCGATGCGGAGATCGTGCTGGAGGGCTGGGTGTCGCCCAACGAGACCGCGCCGGAAGGGCCGTTTGGCGATCACACGGGATATTACAACCGGGCTGAACCGTTCCCGGTGATGGAGGTGAGCGCAATCACCCACCGCAAAGATCCGCTGTATCTGTCCACCTATACCGGTCGCCCACCGGATGAACCGGCGATCATTGGTGAGGTGTTCAACCGGCTGGCGCTGCCGACGATCCGGGCGCAGATCCCAGAGGTTCACGATCTGTGGCTGCCGCCTGCTGCCTGTTCGTACCGCATGGCCGTGGTCGCCATTAACAAACGCTATCCGGGGCAGGCGCGTCGTGTCATGATGGCGCTGTGGGGGATGCTGCCGCAATTCAGTTACACCAAGATGATTGTGGTTGTAGACACAGATATCGACCCAAAAAACTGGGAGGACATCGCCTGGGCGCTGGCCACCCGGATGGACCCGGTGCGCGATGTGATGTTGATCGAGAACACGCCGATGGACTATCTCGACTTCGCCTCGCCTCAGCCCGGTCTGGCCGGTAAAATGGGCATAGATGCCACGATAAAAATCGACAGCGAAACATCCAGAGACTGGGGTGAGGTTATGAAAACATCCGACAAGGACGCGGATTTTGCCGCCGATCTGGTGGCGCGCCTGATGTCGGGCACCGGATCATGA
- the ubiT gene encoding ubiquinone anaerobic biosynthesis accessory factor UbiT, producing the protein MPQPQASIPLFPPVLARALKVMPLAPLSLSLTAYSRKIAKTHPGLFRRLGEFDHTRFILDPTDLPFVICLDPNGGVPRVTLLRGRGEGAARISGPFAALIGLVHGAYDGDALFFSRDLVVEGDTGAALALRNAVDDAELDLAQEIASITGPLARPLQHLIAFAERRTGVCLTRPDEAEAW; encoded by the coding sequence TTGCCCCAACCTCAGGCCTCGATCCCGCTGTTTCCGCCAGTTCTTGCGCGCGCCCTCAAGGTGATGCCGCTGGCACCGCTGTCTCTGTCGCTGACCGCCTATAGTCGGAAAATCGCCAAGACCCACCCCGGGTTGTTCCGTCGCCTGGGGGAGTTTGACCACACACGGTTTATTCTGGACCCGACTGACCTGCCCTTTGTGATCTGTCTTGACCCCAACGGCGGTGTGCCGCGTGTCACCTTGCTGCGTGGCAGGGGCGAAGGCGCGGCGCGGATATCCGGGCCGTTTGCCGCGCTGATCGGGCTGGTTCACGGTGCCTATGATGGCGACGCGCTGTTCTTTTCCCGTGATCTGGTGGTCGAGGGCGACACCGGCGCGGCGCTGGCCCTGCGCAACGCTGTCGATGACGCGGAACTGGACCTGGCACAGGAAATCGCCTCGATCACCGGCCCTCTGGCGCGGCCGCTGCAACACTTAATCGCATTTGCAGAGCGACGCACCGGCGTCTGCCTGACACGACCAGACGAGGCCGAAGCATGGTAA
- the ubiU gene encoding ubiquinone anaerobic biosynthesis protein UbiU, translating into MEIVCPAGTPASLRAAVKAGAHTIYCGFNDETNARNFPGLNFDRGEMRDGIAFAHERGSQVLIAINTFPRAGDEALWHRAVADAESCGADAVILADPGLLDYAARNHPGLRRHLSVQAAAANADIINYYAKTFDVKRVVLPRVLSVPEIAAINAETEVETEVFVFGGLCVMAEGRCSLSSYATGLSPNMNGVCSPASHVEYLDDNGVLDARLGGYTIHRVEKDEPAPYPTLCKGCFSAQDQTGHLFEDPVSLNAEQLIPQLQKAGVTALKIEGRQRSRSYVAQVVRNFRAAVDALEAGQPMPEGMLARLSEGQAMTTGAYKKTWR; encoded by the coding sequence ATGGAAATTGTTTGCCCAGCGGGCACCCCGGCCTCGCTGCGGGCCGCCGTCAAGGCGGGGGCCCATACGATTTATTGTGGCTTCAACGACGAAACAAACGCCCGCAACTTTCCCGGTTTGAACTTTGACCGGGGTGAGATGCGCGACGGCATTGCCTTTGCCCATGAGCGCGGCTCGCAGGTGCTGATTGCGATCAACACCTTCCCCCGTGCGGGCGATGAGGCCCTGTGGCATCGCGCCGTGGCGGATGCCGAATCCTGCGGCGCCGATGCGGTGATCCTGGCGGATCCGGGGCTGCTGGACTATGCGGCGCGCAACCATCCGGGGCTACGCCGCCACCTGTCGGTTCAGGCGGCCGCCGCCAATGCCGATATCATCAACTATTACGCAAAAACTTTTGACGTGAAACGCGTGGTGCTGCCTCGGGTTCTGTCGGTTCCCGAAATCGCCGCGATCAATGCCGAAACCGAGGTGGAAACCGAGGTGTTCGTCTTTGGCGGCCTCTGTGTCATGGCCGAGGGTCGCTGTTCGCTGTCCTCATACGCCACCGGATTGTCGCCCAATATGAACGGCGTCTGCTCGCCCGCCAGCCATGTGGAATACCTTGATGACAACGGCGTGCTGGATGCCCGTCTGGGTGGTTACACCATCCACCGCGTTGAAAAAGACGAGCCCGCCCCCTACCCAACCCTGTGCAAGGGCTGCTTTAGCGCCCAGGACCAGACCGGGCACCTGTTTGAGGATCCGGTCAGCCTGAATGCCGAGCAGTTGATCCCTCAGTTGCAAAAGGCCGGTGTCACCGCGCTCAAGATCGAGGGCCGCCAGCGGTCCCGGTCCTATGTGGCGCAGGTCGTGCGCAACTTTCGCGCCGCAGTGGATGCGCTAGAGGCAGGCCAGCCGATGCCCGAAGGTATGCTGGCGCGCCTGTCCGAAGGCCAGGCGATGACAACCGGCGCTTATAAAAAGACGTGGAGATAA
- the ubiV gene encoding ubiquinone anaerobic biosynthesis protein UbiV produces MDLTVGPNQFFWSADRWTEFYDDLAASKVDRVVLGELVCSKRLPFFQERIPDAISTLIDAGKEVALTSLALVTLKRERKQTAALAEMGVEIEVNDLTALPHLPEGTPISVGPLVNTYNEGTLAWLASKGATRICLPPELPLTSVATLAKVGADLGVAIEVWGHGRLPLAISGRCYHARLHKRTKDNCQFACEDDPDGLDVRTLEGQPFLAMNGVQTLSDTYASAAHQIDALTRAGVSALRLSPQSKGFTQICDQYHQLLDGKLSGAEVADAICGIDSNIRLSDGFLSGKRGVDWSGKQPPAYQGS; encoded by the coding sequence ATGGATCTGACAGTCGGACCAAATCAGTTCTTTTGGTCAGCCGATCGCTGGACTGAGTTTTATGACGATCTGGCCGCATCAAAGGTGGATCGTGTGGTGCTGGGAGAGCTGGTCTGTTCCAAACGCCTGCCGTTCTTTCAGGAGCGCATTCCCGATGCCATCTCAACCCTGATTGACGCGGGCAAGGAGGTTGCCCTGACCAGTCTGGCACTGGTGACGCTGAAGCGCGAGCGCAAGCAAACCGCTGCACTGGCCGAAATGGGCGTCGAGATCGAGGTCAACGACCTGACCGCCCTGCCCCATTTGCCCGAAGGCACTCCGATCTCCGTTGGTCCGCTGGTCAATACCTACAACGAAGGCACCCTGGCATGGCTGGCCTCCAAGGGCGCGACCCGCATCTGTCTGCCGCCGGAACTGCCGCTGACCTCGGTTGCGACTCTGGCAAAGGTCGGCGCCGATCTGGGCGTCGCGATCGAGGTCTGGGGCCACGGTCGGCTGCCGCTGGCGATCTCGGGGCGGTGTTATCACGCCCGCTTGCACAAACGCACCAAGGACAATTGCCAATTCGCCTGCGAGGATGACCCCGACGGTCTGGATGTCCGCACCCTAGAGGGCCAACCGTTTCTGGCGATGAACGGGGTGCAAACCCTGTCCGACACCTATGCCAGTGCGGCCCACCAGATTGACGCTCTGACCCGCGCCGGGGTTTCAGCGCTGCGCCTGTCACCGCAATCCAAGGGGTTCACGCAGATTTGCGATCAATACCACCAGTTGCTGGACGGCAAACTCAGCGGCGCGGAGGTCGCCGATGCAATCTGCGGCATCGACAGCAATATCCGCCTGTCCGACGGTTTCCTGTCCGGAAAACGGGGCGTCGATTGGTCCGGAAAACAACCGCCTGCCTACCAGGGGTCATGA